One window of the Diospyros lotus cultivar Yz01 chromosome 12, ASM1463336v1, whole genome shotgun sequence genome contains the following:
- the LOC127814232 gene encoding sister-chromatid cohesion protein 3, with translation MEDSPGASEAIRRSKRTRAQIFPTGAGQGTQSRGSGRDNRDEDSDRSDQSPNRHADREDSVDDFEELRPKAKRKRASEEASAAPSKIHASLIEIIKGNGKLIPQVVKNWVEQYEKDPKPAMVELLMMLFEACGAKYIIDEELLDEIDVDDVVVALVNLAKKGQVEDYQSSKKKEFKNFKDNLASFWDNLVTECQNGPLFDQILFDKCMDYVIALSCTPPRIYRQVASLMGLQLVTSLINVAKMLGAQRETTQRQLNAERKKRTDGPRVESLNKRLSTTHEKIMVIEEMMRKIFTGLFVHRYRDIDPDIRMSCIQSLGMWILSYPSLFLQDLYLKYLGWTLNDKNAGVRKSSALALQNLYEVDDNVPSLGLFTERFSNRMIELADDIDISVAVCAIGLVKQLLRHQLIHDDDLGSLYDLLIDDPPEIRRAIGELVYGHLIAQKFTSSQSHSKGDDNDSSEVHLGRMLQILREFSTDQILSTYVIDDVWEYMDAMKDWKCIVSMLLDENPLIELTDEDSTNLIRLLSASIRKAVGEKIVPATDNRKQYYNKGQREMFESNRRDVTVAMMKRYPQLLSKFMADKTKIAPLIEIIVHMNLELYSLKRQEQNFKNVLQLIKEAFFKHGEKDPLRCCMKAINFCSTESRGELQDFAQNKLKELEDELAAKLKSAIREVADDDDEYSLLVSLKRLYELQLSRSFPMESLYEEVAVFLQSFRNMDDEVVSFLLLNMYLHVVWCMHSIINTETVSEAFLNSLLSKRTTLFEHLQYYLEHPPKVQVEGKSSGHLVCRVCTILAESWCLFKKTNFASTKLESLGYCPDDSTLQKFWKVCEQQLSISDETEDEDVHKEYVEETNRDAIMIAAAKLIASDVVPKEYLCPEIISHFVMHGQSVTEIVKHLIAVLKKRDENVSSFFLEAMKRAYHRQLVGVSGSTDESLTGKSFQQCKDLAARLSGTFVGAARHKYRSDILNIVKDGIEYAFLDAPKQLSFLDVSVIHFVSRLPMPDILEILKDVKKRTENVDTEVDPSGWRPYYTFLDNLNEKYARNEVFQDEKEGMTVRRRGRPRKRPDLQGKKLFDEHSSSEEEDAISVSDKEAEDEQQEEEEAPLIHSLRSSAKLRSLKVPRGDNKGHGKATDY, from the exons ATGGAGGATTCGCCCGGAGCTTCAGAAGCAATTCGTCGCTCG AAAAGGACTAGGGCTCAGATTTTTCCGACGGGCGCTGGTCAAGGGACCCAGTCGAGGGGTAGCGGCCGAGATAACCGGGACGAGGACAGCGATCGGAGTGATCAGAGCCCTAATCGGCACGCCGACCGAGAGGACTCCGTTGATGATTTTGAGGAGCTTCGTCCCAAGGCTAAGCGAAAGCGGGCTTCCGAGGAGGCTTCCGCTGCGCCAAGCAAAATTCACGCAAGTCTGATCG AGATTATAAAAGGGAATGGAAAGCTTATTCCCCAAGTCGTTAAGAACTGGGTTGAACAGTATGAAAAGGATCCAAAGCCTGCAATGGTTGAACTGTTGATGATGCTTTTTGAG GCTTGTGGAGCAAAGTATATAATTGATGAGGAGCTATTGGACGAGATTGATGTTGATGACGTAGTAGTTGCTCTTGTCAATCTGGCTAAAAAA GGTCAAGTTGAAGACTATCAAAGCTCAAAAAAGAAGGAGTTCAAGAATTTTAAAGATAATCTTGCTTCATTCTGGGACAATTTGGTCACTGAGTGTCAAAATGGGCCGTTGTTTGATCAGATCTTGTTTGACAAATGCATGGATTATGTAATTGCACTTTCATG TACTCCTCCAAGAATTTATCGTCAGGTTGCTTCATTGATGGGACTCCAACTTGTCACATCCCTGATAAATGTTGCCAAAATGCTTGGTGCACAGCGGGAAACTACTCAGAGGCAGTTAAATGctgaaaggaagaagaggactGATGGTCCACGTGTGGAATCACTGAATAAAAGATTGTCTACGACACATGAAAAGATAATGGTGATAGAAGAGATGATGCGTAAAATATTTACAGG GTTGTTTGTGCATCGTTACCGAGATATTGATCCGGACATTCGAATGTCCTGCATACAATCACTTGGGATGTGGATCTTGTCATACCCATCACTGTTCTTGCAGGATTTGTACTTGAAATATCTTGGATGGACTTTGAATGACAAG AATGCTGGTGTAAGGAAGTCTTCTGCCCTTGCATTGCAAAATCTCTATGAGGTGGATGATAATGTACCATCTCTTGGCCTTTTTACGGAAAGATTTTCCAATCGGATGATTGAACTTGCCGATGACATTGATATTTCAGTGGCTGTATGTGCCATAGGACTTGTGAAACAATTACTAAG GCATCAACTTATACATGATGATGACTTGggttctttgtatgatttgctAATTGATGATCCTCCAGAGATCAGGCGTGCCATTGGAGAACTAGTATACGGGCATCTGATTGCGCAGAAATTTACTAGCTCTCAATCACATTCTAAAG GTGATGACAATGATTCTTCAGAGGTGCATCTTGGTAGAATGTTGCAAATACTAAGAGAGTTTTCAACTGATCAAATTCTAAGTACTTATGTTATTGATGATGTTTGGGAGTACATGGATGCCATGAAG GATTGGAAGTGTATTGTCTCTATGCTCCTGGATGAGAATCCTCTAATTGAGCTTACTGATGAGGACTCAACAAACTTGATTCGGCTTCTCTCTGCCTCTATCAGAAAGGCAGTGGGTGAAAAGATAGTTCCTGCAACTGATAATAGAAAGCAATACTACAATAAAGGCCAAAGG GAAATGTTTGAAAGCAATAGGCGGGATGTAACTGTAGCCATGATGAAGAGATACCCTCAGCTTCTAAGCAAATTCATGGCTGATAAGACAAAGATAGCACCACTGATTGAGATTATTGTTCATATGAACCTTGAACTTTATTCCCTTAAGAGACAGGAGCAG AATTTCAAGAATGTTCTCCAACTTATAAAAGAGGCATTCTTCAAACATGGTGAGAAGGATCCTCTGAGGTGTTGCATGAAAGCTATCAATTTTTGTTCTACTGAGAGTCGAGGAGAGTTACAAGATTTTGCTCAAAATAAATTGAAGGAACTCGAGGATGAGCTTGCTGCTAAGCTTAAATCTGCAATCAGAGAAGTGGCG gatgatgatgatgaatacTCGTTGCTTGTAAGTTTGAAAAGGTTATATGAGCTTCAATTGTCAAGATCTTTTCCTATGGAAAGCTTGTACGAAGAAGTGGCTGTGTTTCTTCAAAGTTTTAGAAACATGGATGATGAG GTTGTCAGCTTCCTGCTTCTCAACATGTATTTACATGTAGTGTGGTGCATGCACTCCATTATAAACACTGAAACTGTCTCTGAGGCATTTCTAAATTCCTTATTGTCTAAACGCACTACCTTGTTTGAGCATCTTCAGTACTACCTGGAACACCCTCCTAAAGTTCAGGTGGAGGGTAAATCGAGTGGTCACCTAGTGTGCAGG GTTTGTACTATCCTTGCAGAGTCATGGTGTTTGttcaaaaaaacaaattttgctTCAACTAAGCTGGAAAGTTTAGGCTATTGTCCTGACGATTCTACTCTTCAAAAGTTTTGGAAAGTTTGTGAACAGCAGCTCAGCATATCAG ATGAGACAGAGGACGAAGATGTCCACAAAGAATATGTTGAGGAGACAAACCGGGATGCAATCATGATTGCTGCTGCTAAGTTAATTGCTAGTGATGTGGTTCCAAAG GAGTATCTTTGTCCGGAGATCATTTCTCATTTTGTAATGCATGGACAGTCCGTAACAGAGATTGTGAAGCATCTCATAGCTGTTTTAAAGAAAAGGGATGAGAATGTGTCCAGCTTTTTTCTAGAAGCAATGAAACGG GCTTACCATCGGCAACTGGTGGGAGTTTCAGGAAGCACTGATGAATCTCTGACAGGCAAGTCTTTTCAACAATGCAAAGATCTGGCTGCTCGGCTTTCTGGAACATTTGTGGGTGCTGCTCGGCATAAGTATAGATCAGACATCTTGAACATTGTTAAGGATGGTATTGAGTATGCTTTTCTTGATGCTCCAAAGCAGCTGTCCTTTTTGGATGTCTCAGTTATCCATTTTGTCTCCAGACTTCCTATGCCTGATATCCTAGAAAT TCTAAAGGATGTAAAAAAACGAACAGAGAATGTGGACACAGAGGTGGATCCTAGTGGATGGCGGCCCTATTACACTTTCCTAGACAACTTAAATGAGAAGTATGCAAGGAATGAAGTTTTCCAAG ATGAAAAGGAAGGGATGACTGTCAGACGCCGAGGTCGTCCACGCAAGAGACCTGACCTACAAGGCAAGAAACTTTTTGACGAGCACAGTTCAAGTGAAGAAGAGGATGCAATCAGTGTATCTGATAAAGAAGCAGAAGATGAACAGcaggaagaggaagaggcaCCTTTAATACATTCACTTAGATCATCAGCCAAACTGCGTTCACTGAAAGTTCCAAGGGGGGATAATAAAGGGCATGGGAAGGCAACAGATTACTAG